A single window of Dehalococcoidia bacterium DNA harbors:
- a CDS encoding ATP-binding protein, with product MTKAADQPDPNVVLVRDARQRALLRELIGRLPAVVAIVGGADHRLQYLNRAAAGVFGDRARLGLPLAEALPELQGQALLAALDAVQQSGEPVAVEQCRLQLRRAGAGDVDDRYFTLMAQPLRDPDGALLGSAVHAVEITAQVAARQAAEQLAEENAALYEQAAAVLRLRDELLNTLAHDFRAPLTAIQTGLQLLERQAERGEGLTSERVAAVIEPVGAAATRLNAMLSDLEDLARAESGRVIELRRARVDLQAVVAQAAAIQRLSSPRHTLAIAASGPPLVGQWDGPRLERVVANLLGNAIRYSPDGGPIDVSLSRDPVRGEAVLTISDSGIGIPAADLPRVFERFYRSPAVAGRIRGNGLGLASVREIVEQHGGQVEIASVEGAGTTVTVRLPLA from the coding sequence GTGACAAAGGCGGCCGATCAGCCGGATCCGAATGTCGTGCTCGTGCGGGACGCGCGGCAGCGCGCCCTGCTGCGTGAGCTGATTGGCCGCCTGCCGGCGGTGGTGGCGATCGTGGGCGGCGCCGATCACCGCCTCCAGTATCTCAATCGGGCCGCGGCCGGCGTATTCGGCGATCGCGCGCGGCTCGGGCTTCCCCTGGCCGAGGCCCTGCCCGAGCTGCAGGGACAGGCGTTGCTGGCGGCGCTCGACGCCGTGCAGCAGTCCGGCGAGCCGGTAGCCGTCGAGCAGTGCCGGCTGCAACTGCGGCGGGCCGGCGCCGGCGACGTGGACGATCGCTACTTCACGCTCATGGCCCAACCGCTGCGCGATCCCGACGGGGCACTGCTGGGCAGCGCCGTGCACGCCGTCGAGATCACGGCGCAGGTGGCGGCGCGGCAGGCGGCCGAACAGCTCGCCGAGGAGAACGCGGCGCTCTACGAACAGGCGGCGGCCGTGCTGCGCCTGCGTGACGAGCTGCTCAACACGCTCGCCCACGACTTCCGTGCTCCGCTCACGGCGATCCAGACCGGGCTCCAACTGCTGGAGCGGCAGGCAGAGCGCGGCGAGGGCCTGACGAGCGAGCGAGTGGCGGCCGTGATCGAGCCGGTGGGCGCGGCCGCGACGCGGCTGAACGCCATGCTGAGCGATCTCGAGGACCTGGCCCGCGCCGAGTCCGGCCGGGTGATCGAGCTGCGCCGCGCCCGCGTAGACTTGCAGGCCGTCGTGGCGCAGGCAGCCGCCATACAGCGGCTGAGCAGCCCCCGCCATACGCTGGCGATCGCCGCGTCGGGTCCGCCGCTGGTGGGGCAGTGGGATGGCCCGCGGCTGGAGCGCGTAGTGGCGAACCTGCTCGGTAACGCCATCCGTTACAGCCCGGACGGCGGACCGATCGATGTGTCGCTCAGCCGCGATCCCGTGCGCGGCGAGGCCGTGCTGACGATCAGCGACAGCGGTATCGGCATCCCGGCGGCGGATCTGCCGCGCGTCTTCGAGCGCTTCTACCGCAGCCCGGCCGTTGCCGGGCGCATCCGCGGCAATGGCCTGGGACTGGCCAGCGTGCGCGAAATCGTCGAGCAGCATGGCGGCCAGGTGGAGATCGCCAGCGTCGAAGGTGCGGGCACAACCGTCACCGTGCGCCTGCCGCTGGCATGA